One window of the Labilibaculum sp. genome contains the following:
- a CDS encoding TonB-dependent receptor, whose amino-acid sequence MIRYILAILLLLPQYTYALGEIKNNKISGKITDFDSGTALPGVSIFIPELQKGTVSDSDGNYALENLPNGKIKVQFSFVGYESSINTISITKENTELNISMQFTSVTTQDIVVSGGFPSAQHENAIKISVLAKEDLKRLSTPSLGEKLATIPGVDVISRSPGVSTPVIRGLSLNNILFLNNGVRLENFQFSTDHPFLINEEGADHIEVIKGPASLLYGSDAMGGVINIVREKPAPANSLKADISSEYYSVTQGLATTVGVKASQKDWFWMLRANKQSHKDYKDGNGEYVPNTRFNSDGLQLGMGMVKDFGSFKIYYDYLQPKLGMTNEESINLVNAGNRKNNRWYQNLTQHLISSRNKLFLGNYKLELNAAYQFNQRRLNGNPESTVFRLVDMDLNTFTYDSKLYFPSSETTEFLIGIQGMHQSNTNHEAPNHIIPNAQIDDFSTFALLKKEINTVGIQLGLRYDHRSLYVPEQEAGGHSHAEPGVHADHEEETVHINRQFDNLNASVGATFHLSEKLLMRTNFATGYRVPNLAELTQHGLHGNRFEEGNANLDPQKSLESDLGIHYHTRNSNIDFSAFYNKIYDYMYLAPTDEPAPEGTGFVYSYSQQDAKLYGGELAINLAPVSFMKFHTDYAMVIAKQDNGERLPFIPQHKLNTSVRLFAKGNQVFDSPFISLNWKHSFEQKHPAKFESKTSAYDLIAIQTGTDIKLGKYQTSLLFSVNNLFNEVYIDHLSSLKPLNFYNPGRNASVKFTVHF is encoded by the coding sequence ATGATACGATATATCCTGGCAATACTATTACTATTGCCACAATACACCTATGCCTTAGGTGAAATAAAAAACAATAAAATTTCTGGAAAAATCACCGACTTTGATAGTGGAACTGCTCTTCCCGGTGTAAGTATTTTCATTCCTGAACTTCAAAAAGGAACTGTTAGTGATTCTGATGGAAACTATGCCTTAGAAAACTTGCCCAATGGCAAAATTAAAGTGCAATTTTCATTTGTCGGTTACGAAAGTTCAATCAATACCATATCAATAACAAAAGAAAATACAGAACTAAACATTAGCATGCAGTTCACTTCGGTCACGACTCAGGACATTGTTGTTTCGGGAGGTTTTCCTTCTGCGCAACACGAAAATGCAATTAAAATTTCGGTGCTTGCAAAAGAAGATCTGAAAAGGCTGTCGACACCTTCCTTAGGTGAGAAATTAGCGACTATACCAGGTGTAGATGTGATTTCAAGGAGTCCAGGAGTCAGCACTCCAGTAATTCGTGGTCTTTCCTTAAACAATATTCTTTTTCTAAACAATGGAGTGCGTTTGGAAAACTTTCAATTCTCAACTGATCATCCATTTTTAATTAACGAAGAAGGAGCTGATCATATCGAAGTAATTAAAGGTCCTGCATCTTTACTTTACGGATCGGATGCCATGGGAGGTGTAATAAATATCGTACGGGAGAAACCTGCACCTGCCAATAGTTTAAAGGCAGATATCTCAAGTGAATACTACAGCGTAACTCAGGGATTGGCAACAACTGTTGGAGTAAAAGCTTCTCAGAAAGATTGGTTCTGGATGCTGCGCGCCAACAAACAATCTCACAAGGATTACAAAGATGGCAATGGGGAATACGTTCCCAATACCCGCTTCAACTCAGATGGATTGCAGTTAGGCATGGGAATGGTTAAAGATTTTGGAAGTTTTAAAATTTACTACGATTACCTACAGCCCAAACTTGGCATGACCAATGAGGAATCAATAAATTTAGTGAATGCAGGGAACCGAAAAAATAATCGTTGGTACCAAAACCTGACTCAACATTTAATTTCATCGAGAAACAAATTGTTTTTGGGAAACTATAAATTAGAATTGAATGCCGCTTATCAATTCAACCAACGAAGATTGAACGGAAACCCTGAATCAACTGTTTTCCGATTAGTAGATATGGATTTAAATACCTTCACATATGATAGTAAATTATATTTCCCAAGCTCTGAAACAACCGAATTCCTTATCGGAATTCAGGGAATGCATCAATCCAATACCAATCACGAAGCACCAAATCATATCATTCCAAACGCTCAAATTGATGATTTCTCGACATTCGCTCTTTTAAAGAAGGAGATTAATACTGTAGGAATTCAATTAGGATTAAGATATGATCATCGGTCATTGTATGTTCCTGAACAAGAAGCCGGCGGACATTCGCATGCTGAACCAGGAGTGCATGCTGACCATGAAGAAGAAACAGTTCATATCAACCGACAATTCGACAATTTAAATGCATCAGTTGGCGCAACATTTCATCTGTCAGAAAAATTACTTATGCGAACAAACTTTGCAACCGGTTATCGGGTACCAAATTTAGCAGAACTAACCCAACATGGCTTACACGGAAACCGATTTGAAGAAGGAAATGCAAATCTTGATCCACAAAAAAGTTTGGAATCCGATTTGGGAATTCATTACCATACTCGTAATAGCAATATCGATTTTTCTGCTTTTTATAACAAGATTTACGATTATATGTATTTGGCACCGACCGATGAACCTGCTCCTGAAGGAACAGGCTTTGTATATTCTTATTCACAACAGGATGCCAAATTATATGGTGGAGAACTTGCAATAAATTTAGCTCCAGTTTCCTTTATGAAATTTCATACCGACTATGCCATGGTAATTGCGAAACAAGATAATGGAGAACGCTTACCATTTATTCCTCAGCACAAGCTAAATACTTCTGTTCGATTATTTGCCAAAGGAAATCAAGTTTTCGATTCTCCTTTTATCAGTTTAAACTGGAAACATTCTTTTGAGCAAAAGCATCCGGCTAAATTCGAGAGCAAAACATCTGCTTATGATTTAATCGCCATTCAAACTGGTACAGATATTAAATTAGGCAAATACCAGACAAGTTTACTTTTTAGTGTAAACAACCTTTTCAACGAGGTTTACATAGATCATTTATCAAGCTTAAAACCATTAAACTTCTATAATCCAGGAAGAAATGCCAGTGTAAAATTTACTGTTCATTTTTAA
- a CDS encoding biotin--[acetyl-CoA-carboxylase] ligase encodes MNRCLFSPHLLIRKNEIHSTNDFALELIKTQKPSAGTVVLTLSQTKGRGQRTNVWESESGKNLTISIILTPEFLPIPHQFQISMVISLGVYDYLSGYLKNVSIKWPNDIYVGNEKIAGILIEHSIMGSALSHSICGLGLNINQLEFVSDAPNPTSLAICTNKEYNLDEELTKLLACIENRYFQLVDQKSDLLEKDYLKSMYWMNEKHRFSDENGTFEGQIVGITEYGQLRIKANSIERIYNFKEVSFIH; translated from the coding sequence ATGAATCGATGTTTATTTTCTCCCCATTTATTAATACGCAAAAACGAAATACATTCAACAAATGATTTTGCTTTAGAGTTGATAAAAACTCAAAAACCGTCAGCTGGAACTGTCGTTTTGACATTAAGTCAGACAAAAGGCCGCGGACAGCGCACAAATGTTTGGGAAAGTGAAAGTGGCAAAAACCTTACCATAAGTATCATTCTTACTCCGGAATTTCTACCAATACCACATCAATTCCAAATTTCTATGGTTATTTCTTTGGGGGTTTACGATTATTTGAGTGGATATTTAAAGAATGTTTCTATAAAATGGCCTAATGATATTTATGTTGGAAATGAGAAGATTGCCGGCATATTAATAGAACATTCCATTATGGGATCAGCCTTAAGTCACAGTATTTGTGGTTTAGGTTTAAATATTAATCAGTTAGAATTTGTATCCGATGCGCCAAATCCTACTTCACTGGCAATTTGTACCAATAAAGAGTACAATTTGGACGAAGAACTGACAAAATTGTTAGCCTGCATTGAAAATCGATATTTTCAGTTGGTGGATCAAAAGTCAGACCTGTTGGAAAAGGATTATCTGAAATCTATGTATTGGATGAATGAAAAGCACAGGTTTTCGGATGAAAATGGCACGTTTGAGGGCCAAATTGTTGGCATCACAGAGTATGGGCAGCTGCGAATTAAGGCTAATAGTATAGAGCGAATTTATAATTTTAAAGAGGTGAGCTTTATTCATTAG
- the rsfS gene encoding ribosome silencing factor codes for MTEKQGNTTEELVESLIEGLQKNKAVEIVKIDLRNIDSSVCKYFLICHGTSSTHVNGIAASAEEYVREKINEKLWRIEGYQNSQWILLDYADVVVHIFQKEYRDFYRLESLWADAAVTKIQSA; via the coding sequence ATGACAGAAAAACAAGGAAATACAACAGAAGAACTCGTTGAATCCTTAATTGAAGGGTTGCAAAAAAATAAAGCAGTAGAAATTGTTAAAATTGATCTAAGAAATATTGATAGTTCGGTTTGCAAGTATTTCCTTATTTGCCATGGAACATCATCCACTCATGTAAACGGAATTGCCGCATCAGCAGAAGAATATGTGAGAGAAAAAATCAATGAGAAATTATGGAGAATAGAAGGATATCAAAATTCTCAATGGATTTTATTGGATTATGCTGATGTTGTAGTTCATATTTTTCAAAAAGAATACAGAGATTTTTATCGACTTGAAAGTTTATGGGCAGATGCTGCTGTTACTAAAATTCAGAGCGCTTAG
- the ftsH gene encoding ATP-dependent zinc metalloprotease FtsH has product MTENNDQNKSPYQKGKNGNNMLKPPKFNAYWVYGLIAVAFIALNLLNIGQKPQETSWQKVKNDMIRNSDVERIVVIRNLLAVNVYLKQESLDKYPTLFESNFDSPSKAGPHYTFPIGSIEQFADQLESAQEGISDLNRIEPEYTTQENYFGDFIGWILPFALIIGIWFYVFRRMSKGAGGGGGGGNIFNVGKSKAKVFDKESNINVNFKDVAGLAEAKQEVEEIVEFLKHPQRYTKLGGKIPKGALLVGPPGTGKTLLAKAVAGEANVPFFSMSGSDFVEMFVGVGASRVRDLFKQAKEKSPCIVFIDEIDAIGRARGKNPNMGSNDERENTLNQLLTEMDGFDTNSGVIILAATNRADILDRALMRAGRFDRQIHVELPDLNERREIFGVHLRPLKLDPNLDKEFLAKQTPGFSGADIANVCNESALIAARKKKEIIEKQDFLDAIDRIIGGLEKKNKIISLQEKKTIAYHEAGHATISWILEHAHPLVKVTIVPRGKALGAAWYLPEERSITTKEQMLDEMCSTLGGRAAEEITFEKISTGAQNDLEKVTKQAMAMVSIFGMSEKVGNVSYYDSSGQSDYGFSKPYSEKTAELIDSEVKILIDTSYKRAKQVLLDNMSKHKKLAELLLEREVIFSEDLEAIFGKRKFGEPQGLGEKKITPTHEVENND; this is encoded by the coding sequence ATGACAGAAAATAATGATCAAAATAAATCTCCTTACCAAAAAGGAAAGAATGGCAACAATATGCTTAAACCTCCAAAATTTAACGCATACTGGGTTTACGGATTAATTGCCGTAGCATTTATTGCTCTTAATCTTTTAAACATTGGCCAAAAACCGCAGGAAACCAGCTGGCAAAAGGTGAAAAATGATATGATTCGCAACTCTGATGTTGAACGAATTGTTGTGATTCGTAACCTTCTTGCAGTGAATGTTTATCTTAAACAGGAAAGTCTGGACAAATATCCAACTCTTTTCGAAAGTAATTTTGATTCTCCTTCAAAAGCAGGTCCGCATTACACTTTCCCAATTGGTTCCATTGAGCAATTTGCAGATCAATTAGAAAGTGCTCAGGAAGGAATCTCTGATTTGAACCGGATTGAACCAGAATACACAACTCAAGAAAATTATTTCGGTGATTTTATTGGCTGGATACTTCCATTCGCTTTGATTATAGGTATCTGGTTCTATGTATTCCGCCGAATGAGTAAAGGTGCCGGTGGTGGCGGAGGAGGTGGTAACATCTTTAATGTTGGGAAATCGAAAGCCAAAGTATTCGATAAAGAATCGAATATCAATGTTAATTTTAAAGATGTTGCAGGCTTGGCAGAAGCAAAACAGGAAGTGGAAGAAATTGTTGAATTTCTTAAACATCCGCAAAGATATACCAAACTGGGAGGTAAAATCCCTAAAGGAGCTCTACTTGTAGGACCTCCTGGAACTGGAAAAACCTTATTGGCAAAAGCCGTTGCAGGTGAAGCAAATGTTCCTTTCTTTAGCATGTCGGGTTCCGATTTTGTGGAGATGTTTGTTGGTGTTGGAGCGAGTCGTGTTCGTGATTTGTTTAAGCAGGCAAAAGAAAAATCGCCCTGTATTGTATTTATCGATGAAATTGATGCAATTGGTAGAGCGCGTGGAAAAAATCCTAACATGGGTTCGAACGACGAGCGTGAGAATACGTTGAATCAGTTGCTAACTGAAATGGATGGTTTTGACACCAATTCAGGTGTAATTATTTTAGCGGCAACTAACCGTGCTGATATTTTGGACCGGGCCTTGATGCGTGCCGGTCGTTTCGATCGTCAGATTCATGTTGAACTGCCTGATTTAAATGAGCGCAGAGAAATTTTTGGCGTTCACTTACGCCCTCTAAAATTAGATCCAAATCTTGATAAGGAATTTTTGGCCAAGCAAACTCCAGGATTCTCGGGTGCTGACATAGCAAATGTGTGTAATGAATCGGCTTTGATTGCTGCCAGAAAGAAGAAAGAAATTATTGAGAAACAAGATTTTTTAGATGCAATCGACCGTATTATTGGTGGATTGGAAAAGAAAAATAAAATCATCTCTCTACAGGAAAAAAAGACCATTGCTTATCACGAAGCTGGACATGCTACTATTTCATGGATACTGGAACATGCTCATCCATTAGTAAAAGTAACAATTGTACCACGTGGAAAAGCACTCGGTGCAGCCTGGTATTTACCAGAAGAAAGAAGCATTACGACCAAAGAACAAATGCTTGACGAAATGTGTTCTACATTAGGTGGACGTGCCGCTGAAGAAATTACTTTTGAAAAAATCTCAACTGGTGCCCAAAACGATTTGGAAAAGGTAACCAAGCAGGCAATGGCAATGGTTTCAATTTTTGGTATGAGTGAGAAAGTAGGAAATGTAAGCTATTACGACTCATCAGGACAATCTGATTATGGCTTTTCAAAACCATACAGTGAGAAAACAGCTGAACTAATCGATTCTGAAGTTAAAATCTTAATCGACACAAGCTACAAAAGAGCCAAGCAGGTTCTTTTAGATAATATGTCGAAACACAAAAAACTTGCAGAATTACTTTTAGAACGTGAAGTTATTTTCAGTGAAGATTTAGAAGCAATTTTTGGCAAACGAAAATTTGGAGAACCTCAAGGTTTGGGTGAAAAGAAAATCACTCCAACCCATGAAGTTGAAAATAACGACTAA
- a CDS encoding phosphatidate cytidylyltransferase, which produces MGNFIKRTLSAAVFAIVLIAGITLHPIGFLAVFLGITLLGTFEFYKLAKKANSSPQFVTGMLAAGFLFLALFADLYLNITSIFLLLTVTIVLVPIIELYRKKENPFANIAFTLLGLLYVALPFSLLNYMVFPFNDQQFHYEIILGVFVMIWANDTGAYLVGVNFGKHRLFERISPKKSWEGSIGGAIISLGVAYLYSNFSDDLTTIEWLSTGIIVVLFGSIGDLVESLFKRSINIKDSGNILPGHGGILDRFDAILLVSPMVFVFLQAIKEFFH; this is translated from the coding sequence GTGGGGAACTTTATCAAGAGAACATTATCAGCTGCCGTTTTTGCAATTGTATTAATAGCGGGAATTACCCTTCACCCAATTGGCTTTTTAGCCGTTTTTCTTGGAATTACCCTATTAGGTACTTTTGAATTTTACAAGTTGGCAAAGAAAGCCAATAGTTCGCCACAATTTGTAACAGGTATGCTTGCTGCTGGATTTTTATTCTTAGCACTTTTTGCTGATTTGTACCTTAACATTACAAGTATCTTTCTTCTATTAACGGTAACCATTGTGCTGGTGCCCATTATAGAATTGTACCGGAAAAAAGAAAATCCATTTGCGAATATCGCATTTACATTGTTGGGCTTACTATATGTGGCTCTTCCCTTCTCTTTGTTAAATTATATGGTTTTCCCATTTAACGATCAACAATTTCATTACGAGATCATTCTAGGTGTTTTTGTGATGATTTGGGCGAATGATACAGGAGCCTATTTAGTTGGTGTTAATTTTGGAAAACACAGGCTGTTTGAGCGGATTTCTCCAAAAAAATCATGGGAAGGAAGTATCGGCGGTGCAATTATATCACTAGGAGTTGCTTACTTATACTCCAATTTCTCAGACGATTTAACTACAATTGAATGGCTGTCAACCGGAATCATTGTTGTTCTTTTCGGATCAATTGGTGATTTAGTTGAATCTCTTTTCAAACGGAGCATTAACATTAAAGATTCGGGAAATATTTTGCCGGGACACGGCGGTATTCTTGACCGTTTTGATGCCATTTTACTAGTATCTCCTATGGTTTTTGTATTCTTGCAAGCAATCAAAGAATTTTTTCATTAA
- a CDS encoding phosphatidylserine decarboxylase family protein: protein MTIHKEGFGIIAVFFIAIAILDAILFFTIGSGLLFNIFFAASIVFFLLVVSFFRVPKRIPVVGDNLIIAPADGKVVVIEETEELEYFKDRRLQVSIFMSPLNVHINWYPVQGLIKYFRHHSGLFLKAWLPKSSTENERTTIVIEKDENITILMRQIAGAVARRIVSYSVEGEKVDQCQQEGFIKFGSRVDLYLPLGTKIDVKLNQQVTGSQTIIGRFSD from the coding sequence ATGACAATTCACAAGGAAGGATTCGGAATTATCGCAGTATTTTTTATCGCTATTGCAATTCTAGATGCAATACTGTTTTTCACCATTGGTTCCGGACTTTTATTCAATATCTTCTTCGCGGCAAGCATCGTGTTTTTCTTGTTAGTTGTATCCTTTTTTAGGGTTCCTAAACGTATTCCGGTAGTTGGAGATAATTTGATTATTGCTCCTGCAGATGGAAAAGTAGTTGTGATAGAAGAAACTGAAGAATTGGAATATTTTAAAGACAGAAGACTTCAGGTTTCCATTTTCATGTCGCCTTTAAACGTTCATATTAACTGGTATCCTGTACAAGGATTAATAAAATATTTTAGACACCACAGTGGCTTATTCTTAAAAGCATGGCTGCCTAAATCATCTACCGAAAACGAAAGAACTACAATCGTAATCGAGAAAGATGAAAACATTACCATTTTAATGAGACAAATTGCCGGTGCTGTTGCCCGTAGAATTGTGTCTTACTCGGTAGAAGGCGAAAAAGTTGACCAATGTCAGCAAGAAGGATTCATTAAATTTGGGTCGAGAGTTGATCTTTATCTTCCCTTAGGAACAAAAATTGATGTAAAATTAAACCAACAGGTAACTGGTTCTCAAACTATCATTGGTCGTTTCTCCGATTAA
- a CDS encoding SDR family oxidoreductase, whose protein sequence is MDLHIKNQLFVVCGATSGFGNAVLKNLLADGAKVIAIARGQEKLDELQKSNPNQIESFCGDITQSETIYLLMKQIGNRKLSGAFVNAGGPPAMKTLETKLDDWDNAYHQLLRWKVELTQALVPIMMKESYGRMVFLESSSVKQPIDNLVLSTSLRLSVVGFVKTLSQEIAESGVTLNIVGPGYHETPAINRLLEKKAEQENITSQEAKDKIASGIRMKRMGNPEDLGQLATWLLSPSSGYITGQTISVDGGQILGIHG, encoded by the coding sequence ATGGATTTACATATTAAAAATCAACTCTTTGTGGTTTGCGGTGCCACATCAGGATTTGGGAATGCAGTATTAAAAAACTTGCTTGCCGATGGCGCTAAAGTAATTGCCATTGCCCGCGGACAGGAAAAATTGGATGAATTGCAAAAATCCAATCCAAATCAAATAGAAAGCTTTTGTGGTGACATCACGCAATCGGAGACCATTTACCTGCTGATGAAGCAGATTGGGAACAGAAAGCTTTCTGGTGCTTTTGTGAATGCCGGTGGTCCGCCTGCTATGAAAACCCTCGAAACAAAACTTGACGATTGGGACAATGCCTACCATCAGCTTTTGCGATGGAAAGTTGAATTGACACAGGCTTTGGTTCCAATAATGATGAAAGAAAGTTACGGAAGAATGGTTTTTTTAGAAAGCTCATCGGTAAAGCAACCCATTGACAATTTGGTATTAAGCACCTCGCTGCGCCTTTCGGTTGTTGGTTTTGTAAAAACCCTTTCGCAGGAAATTGCCGAATCGGGAGTAACTCTAAACATTGTTGGCCCGGGGTATCATGAAACCCCAGCCATTAATAGATTATTAGAGAAAAAAGCCGAACAGGAAAATATCACTTCTCAGGAAGCTAAAGATAAAATTGCCTCGGGCATCAGAATGAAACGGATGGGAAATCCTGAAGATTTGGGTCAGCTGGCCACTTGGCTGCTCTCTCCTTCCTCAGGCTATATTACCGGCCAAACCATTAGTGTTGACGGCGGGCAGATTTTAGGAATACACGGATAA
- a CDS encoding DUF4349 domain-containing protein has protein sequence MRQLMLCLFTILLFSSCDSRKSESHMMMDMEEEMIPMTRQAGDASLLPFPEPENVENNKKKIIKDGRIVVEVSNLKKAKQQTDSLLKIYDAYYANESYNDGYNELSYELTIRVPSVNFESLIANIEMGNGKLTTKEIEARDVTDQFIDLESRLESKLKYLERYRDLLKSAKTVKDILEIEEKIRGIEEEIESTQGRLKYLSDQVGYSTLRLRLNEEKDIQLRTTKQARFALRFKHAISNGWSGFVDFLIGIIHLWPFAVVIGILYPFVQRFRKRRKAKK, from the coding sequence ATGAGACAGTTGATGTTGTGCCTATTCACTATTCTTTTATTCAGCTCATGTGACTCACGAAAGTCAGAGAGCCATATGATGATGGATATGGAAGAGGAGATGATTCCAATGACAAGACAGGCCGGGGATGCTTCTTTACTACCATTTCCCGAACCTGAAAATGTAGAAAATAATAAAAAGAAAATCATTAAAGATGGCCGTATTGTGGTTGAGGTATCCAACCTGAAAAAAGCAAAACAGCAGACTGATAGTTTACTAAAGATTTATGACGCTTACTATGCAAATGAAAGTTACAATGACGGTTATAATGAATTGTCGTACGAATTAACAATTAGGGTTCCTTCTGTAAATTTTGAAAGCTTGATTGCTAATATTGAAATGGGAAACGGCAAGCTAACTACTAAAGAAATTGAAGCCAGAGACGTTACAGACCAGTTTATTGATTTGGAAAGTAGATTGGAAAGTAAGTTAAAGTATTTGGAGAGATACCGTGATCTGTTAAAATCAGCTAAAACAGTAAAGGATATTCTTGAAATAGAGGAGAAGATTCGTGGTATTGAAGAAGAAATTGAAAGTACGCAAGGACGATTAAAATACTTGAGTGATCAGGTTGGATACAGTACTCTTCGTTTGCGTTTAAATGAAGAAAAGGACATTCAATTAAGAACTACAAAACAAGCCCGATTTGCTTTACGGTTTAAACATGCAATATCCAATGGATGGTCTGGTTTTGTTGATTTTTTAATAGGGATTATTCACTTGTGGCCATTTGCTGTTGTTATTGGCATATTGTACCCTTTTGTACAGAGGTTTAGAAAAAGAAGAAAAGCAAAGAAATAA
- a CDS encoding alpha/beta hydrolase: MANVIIQIHGLGNKPPKDLLERWWERAMIEGLKKHNYKTDLPKHEMVYWADILHDKPLNQFEKDKESPYYLDEIYAKPSKELLPENHDTRKKIIGFLNRQLNRIFLNEDFSLNYTFITDSILGNYFKDLETYYKEESIVDEASTAKTKDLIRERLLKVLEKYKNDNIMLIAHSMGSIVAFDVLTFLADQIKIHTLITIGSPLGLPIVVSKIAAEQRQKLNGHSFMITPEGVKNNWYNFSDILDKVALNFELADDFSENKYGVKPVDFLVINNYEINGVANPHKSYGYLRTPEFSKILNEFILSERLTFKEKLTGRTNKYFKITKLKLSIQKRKVRSWFRKKR, translated from the coding sequence ATGGCAAATGTTATTATCCAAATTCATGGTTTAGGCAATAAACCACCCAAAGATTTATTGGAACGTTGGTGGGAACGTGCCATGATTGAAGGATTAAAAAAACATAATTACAAAACAGATTTGCCAAAACATGAAATGGTTTATTGGGCCGATATTCTGCACGATAAACCGTTAAATCAGTTCGAAAAAGATAAAGAAAGTCCTTATTATCTCGATGAAATTTATGCTAAGCCAAGCAAAGAGCTCTTGCCCGAAAATCATGATACAAGAAAAAAGATCATTGGATTTTTGAACCGGCAACTAAACCGAATCTTCCTAAACGAAGACTTCTCTTTAAATTATACTTTTATTACAGACAGTATTTTAGGTAATTATTTTAAAGATCTGGAAACTTACTACAAAGAAGAAAGTATTGTAGACGAAGCATCCACCGCCAAAACAAAAGATCTGATAAGAGAGAGATTATTAAAAGTACTCGAAAAGTATAAGAATGATAATATCATGTTGATCGCTCACTCAATGGGATCGATTGTGGCATTTGATGTTCTGACTTTTTTAGCCGATCAAATTAAAATTCATACTTTAATTACCATTGGTTCTCCTCTGGGTTTACCCATAGTTGTTAGTAAAATTGCCGCAGAGCAAAGGCAAAAATTAAATGGGCATAGTTTCATGATTACGCCGGAAGGCGTTAAGAACAATTGGTATAACTTTTCTGATATTTTGGATAAAGTAGCTTTAAACTTCGAATTGGCTGATGATTTTTCTGAGAATAAATATGGCGTAAAACCTGTTGATTTTTTAGTGATCAACAACTATGAAATAAATGGTGTCGCCAATCCTCATAAATCCTATGGTTATTTGCGCACGCCCGAATTCTCCAAAATACTGAATGAGTTCATTCTCTCCGAACGCTTAACATTCAAAGAGAAATTAACTGGAAGAACGAATAAATACTTTAAGATAACCAAGCTAAAACTTTCTATTCAGAAAAGGAAAGTTCGATCGTGGTTTCGTAAAAAAAGATAA
- a CDS encoding PorV/PorQ family protein, translating to MSRIIAFFICLFLTGAVLGQTSAPTYSNEFLSIGVGARSFGMGNATIASQNDVESSYWNPANLVELRTKFDVSAMHAEYFGGLSAYDYLGFGMKINEKSALGLSLLRYGVDDIPNTLELIDKDGNIRYDLVTTFSAADYAFLFSYSRKTGIEGLSIGGNMKLIYRHTGDFASAYGFGFDIAGTYRKGKWRMGAVLRDATSTFNAWVFKTGDLEKVFELTGNEIPENSTEITLPRLILAVSREFTISDKFSLLTELDMDMTFDGQRNVLIQGDPISIDPHIGWEASYKQFIFLRAGVSNFQEETDFDQTKSWTFQPNLGLGIRYKNFRLDYALTDIGDQSIAKYSNVFSLSYAFD from the coding sequence ATGTCCAGAATTATTGCATTTTTTATTTGCTTGTTTCTTACGGGTGCAGTGCTCGGCCAGACTTCAGCTCCAACATATAGTAATGAATTCCTGTCTATTGGAGTAGGTGCAAGATCTTTTGGAATGGGAAATGCTACCATTGCTTCTCAAAATGATGTTGAATCGTCTTATTGGAATCCGGCCAATTTAGTGGAGTTAAGAACAAAATTTGATGTATCGGCAATGCATGCTGAATATTTTGGAGGCTTATCAGCATACGATTATTTGGGTTTTGGCATGAAAATAAATGAGAAAAGTGCGCTTGGCTTAAGTTTACTGCGTTATGGTGTCGATGATATTCCGAATACACTGGAATTAATTGACAAAGATGGAAACATCCGCTACGATTTGGTAACGACCTTCTCGGCGGCCGATTATGCATTTCTTTTTTCATATTCCAGAAAAACCGGAATTGAAGGGTTGAGCATAGGTGGAAATATGAAACTGATTTACAGGCACACAGGTGATTTTGCCTCGGCTTACGGCTTTGGATTTGATATTGCAGGAACATACCGAAAAGGGAAATGGCGGATGGGAGCAGTTCTTAGAGATGCCACAAGCACTTTTAATGCATGGGTGTTTAAAACCGGAGATCTGGAAAAAGTGTTTGAACTAACAGGTAACGAAATACCAGAAAATTCTACTGAAATTACTTTGCCAAGATTGATTCTTGCTGTAAGCCGGGAATTTACCATTTCAGACAAATTTTCATTGTTAACGGAGCTCGATATGGATATGACTTTCGACGGACAGAGAAATGTTTTGATTCAGGGAGATCCAATCAGTATCGATCCTCATATTGGATGGGAAGCTTCTTATAAACAGTTTATATTTCTTCGGGCTGGAGTAAGTAATTTTCAGGAAGAAACCGATTTTGATCAGACCAAATCGTGGACTTTTCAACCCAATTTAGGTTTGGGGATTCGTTATAAAAATTTTAGATTGGATTATGCCTTAACGGATATTGGGGATCAGTCAATTGCAAAATATTCCAATGTGTTTTCCTTATCTTATGCTTTTGATTAG